GCTTGCAAAAATGGAATATTTTTAGAGGTATTTTGTCCGGGCATACTAGGGAAAAATGACCCTCCCACCATTACAGAAAAGATGGGCACAGTAAAGATACATAGATATAAACCCATAGCCCCACTTCCTATTTATTCAGACCTTTCCTTTGACCTGAAATTCTTAAGAAATAGAATTATCACCTATTGTGAACAGGCCGGGTTTGACCTTATCCATACAGCTACCCCTGGTTCAATGGGTCTGACAGCCCTTTTTGTAGCCCATACCCAAAAAATACCCATTTTGGGCTCATATCATACCTCCCTTCCACTTTATGTGAAAGCAAGAATTCAGCAGGTTTTAGGAAAACTTGGTTTTACTGGAAAAAAGGAGGAAAATGTTACCTGGCAGTATATGATGTGGTATTATGGGCAATGTAAGCTGGTTTTGGCTCCATCCCTTGACACAAAAAGGGAATTGGAGGAAAGATTTAAGGTGCCAATTGAAATATTTACAAGGGGCATTGATACAGAAAGATTTAATCAGGGATACAGAAAGGAGGAGATAGTAGAAAAATATGGTATTAAAAGGCCTATTGCACTCTATGTAGGAAGGGTCTCTTGCGAAAAAAATCTTAATCTCCTGGTGGATATATTCGCCAGGAGAAATGAGCCTGCGTTAGTTGTGGTTGGTGATGGGCCATATCTTGATGAAATGAAAAGGTCTTTGCCCAATGCCTTATTTTTGGGTTTTTTGAAAGAAAAAGCCCTTTCAGAGATATATGCCTCATCTGATTTCTTCATTTTTCCCTCTATAACAGACACCTTTGGCAATGTAGTTTTGGAGGCATTATCCTCTGGCTTGCCAGCAATAGTTTCAGACCAGGGTGGTCCAAAGGAGCTAATTATTGATGGAGAAAATGGGTTTGTAGTTAAGGGAAATGACCCTGTTTCTCTTGCTGAAAAGATAGACCTCCTTGCAGAAAATAGCGAATTAAGAGAAAAGATGTCAAAAAATGCCATAGAATATGCTAAGGCAAGGTCATGGGACAATGTTTTTTCCTCCCTGTTTGCTACATATCAAAGAATAATAAATGAAGCTCCTTGACCTGACTAATTTTTATGGAAAGCAGAGTGGCGGGGTAAGGACATATCTTGATAAAAAGGTAACTATTCAGTATATCGTATTTTATATGTTTGGCTGTTTTAAAATTCATCCATTCTATAATAAATCCCAAATCCCAAGTTCAAATGTCAAAAAAATGTCCAATTTCCAATGTCCAATATCATTTCAAATTATTGGGATTTGGACATTGGGATTTCATTTGTCATTGGGATTTGGACATTGGGATTTTTATTCTTTGGCTTCATTATTTTCCTTAACATTATCTAAACATATACATTCCTTATTTCCCTATAGGGTGAATAGTTACATAAATTGTAACTATTCAGTATATCGTATTTTATATGTTTGGCTGTTTTAAAATTCATCCATTCTATAATAAATCCCAAATCCCAAGTTCAAATGTCAAAAAAATGTCCAATTTCCAATGTCCAATATCA
The bacterium DNA segment above includes these coding regions:
- a CDS encoding glycosyltransferase family 1 protein, with amino-acid sequence MHIGLFTDTYDEVNGVGMTLQKLSSAACKNGIFLEVFCPGILGKNDPPTITEKMGTVKIHRYKPIAPLPIYSDLSFDLKFLRNRIITYCEQAGFDLIHTATPGSMGLTALFVAHTQKIPILGSYHTSLPLYVKARIQQVLGKLGFTGKKEENVTWQYMMWYYGQCKLVLAPSLDTKRELEERFKVPIEIFTRGIDTERFNQGYRKEEIVEKYGIKRPIALYVGRVSCEKNLNLLVDIFARRNEPALVVVGDGPYLDEMKRSLPNALFLGFLKEKALSEIYASSDFFIFPSITDTFGNVVLEALSSGLPAIVSDQGGPKELIIDGENGFVVKGNDPVSLAEKIDLLAENSELREKMSKNAIEYAKARSWDNVFSSLFATYQRIINEAP